The Macaca nemestrina isolate mMacNem1 chromosome 12, mMacNem.hap1, whole genome shotgun sequence genome contains a region encoding:
- the LOC105469658 gene encoding LOW QUALITY PROTEIN: leucine-rich repeat and fibronectin type-III domain-containing protein 4 (The sequence of the model RefSeq protein was modified relative to this genomic sequence to represent the inferred CDS: deleted 1 base in 1 codon) — translation MAPPLLLLLLASGAAACPLPCVCQNLSESLSTLCAHRGLLFVPPNVDRRTVELRLADNFIQALGPPDFRNMTGLVDLTLSRNAITRIGARAFGDLESLRSLHLDGNRLVELGTGSLRGPVNLQHLILSGNQLGRIAPGAFDDFLESLEDLDLSYNNLRQVPWAGIGAMPALHTLNLDHNLIDALPPGAFAQLGQLSRLDLTSNRLATLAPDPLFSRGRDAEASPAPLVLSFSGNPLHCNCELLWLRRLARPDDLETCASPPGLAGRYFWAVPEGEFSCEPPLIARHTQRLWVLEGQRATLRCRALGDPAPTMHWVGPDDRLVGNSSRARAFPNGTLEIGVTGAGDAGGYTCIATNPAGEATARVELRVLALPHGGNTSAEGGRPGPSDIAASARTAAEGEGTLESEPAVQVTEVTATSGLVSWGPGRPADPVWMFQIQYNSSEDETLIYRIVPASSHHFLLKHLVPGADYDLCLLALSPAAGPSDLTATRLLGCAHFSTLPASPLCHALQAHVLGGTLTVAVGGVLVAALLVFTVALLVRGRGAGNGRLPLKLSHVQSQTNGGPSPTPKAHPPRSPPPRPQRSCSLDLGDAGCYGYARRLGGAWARRSHSVHGGLLGAGCRGVGGSTERLEESVV, via the exons ATGGCCCCGccgctcctgctgctgctgctggccagTGGAGCGGCCGCCTGCCCGCTGCCCTGCGTCTGCCAGAACCTGTCCGAGTCGCTCAGCACCCTTTGTGCCCACCGAGGCCTGCTGTTTGTGCCGCCCAACGTGGACCGGCGCACAGTGGAGCTGCGACTGGCTGACAACTTTATCCAGGCCCTGGGGCCCCCTGACTTCCGCAACATGACAGGGCTGGTGGATCTGACGCTGTCGCGTAATGCCATCACCCGCATTGGGGCCCGCGCCTTTGGGGACCTCGAGAGCCTTCGTTCCCTGCACCTGGATGGCAACAGGCTGGTGGAGCTGGGTACAGGCAGCCTTCGGGGCCCCGTCAACCTGCAGCACCTCATCCTCAGCGGCAACCAGCTGGGACGCATCGCGCCAGGAGCCTTTGACGACTTCCTCGAGAGCCTGGAGGACCTGGACCTGTCCTACAACAACCTCCGGCAGGTGCCCTGGGCCGGCATCGGCGCCATGCCTGCCCTGCACACCCTCAACCTGGACCATAACCTCATTGATGCACTGCCCCCAGGCGCCTTCGCCCAGCTCGGTCAGCTCTCCCGCCTGGACCTCACCTCCAACCGCCTGGCCACGCTGGCTCCGGACCCGCTCTTCTCTCGTGGGCGTGACGCAGAGGCCTCTCCCGCCCCCCTGGTGCTGAGCTTCAGCGGGAACCCCCTGCACTGCAACTGTGAGCTGCTGTGGCTGCGGCGTCTGGCGCGGCCGGACGACCTGGAGACCTGCGCCTCCCCGCCCGGCCTGGCCGGCCGCTACTTCTGGGCAGTGCCTGAGGGCGAGTTCTCCTGCGAGCCGCCCCTCATTGCCCGCCACACGCAGCGCCTCTGGGTGCTGGAAGGCCAGCGGGCCACGCTGCGGTGCCGGGCCCTGGGTGACCCCGCGCCCACCATGCACTGGGTTGGTCCTGATGACCGGTTGGTTGGCAACTCCTCCCGAGCCCGGGCTTTCCCCAACGGGACCTTAGAGATTGGGGTGACTGGCGCTGGGGATGCTGGGGGCTACACCTGCATCGCCACCAACCCTGCTGGTGAGGCCACGGCCCGAGTAGAACTGCGGGTCCTGGCCTTGCCCCACGGTGGGAACACCAGCGCTGAGGGGGGCCGCCCCGGGCCCTCGGACATCGCCGCCTCGGCTCGCACTGCTGCCGAGGGTGAGGGGACGCTGGAGTCTGAGCCAGCTGTGCAGGTGACGGAGGTGACCGCCACGTCAGGGTTGGTGAGCTGGGGTCCTGGGCGGCCAGCAGACCCAGTGTGGATGTTCCAAATCCAGTACAACAGCAGCGAGGATGAGACGCTCATCTACCG GATAGTCCCAGCCTCCAGCCACCACTTCCTGCTGAAGCACCTGGTCCCCGGCGCTGACTATGACCTCTGCCTGCTGGCCTTGTCACCGGCCGCTGGGCCCTCCGACCTCACGGCCACCAGGCTGCTGGGCTGTGCCCATTTCTCCACGCTGCCAGCCTCACCCCTGTGCCACGCCCTGCAGGCCCACGTGCTGGGCGGGACCCTGACCGTGGCCGTGGGGGGTGTGCTGGTGGCTGCCTTACTGGTCTTCACTGTGGCCTTGCTGGTTCGGGGCCGGGGGGCTGGGAATGGCCGCCTCCCCCTCAAGCTCAGCCACGTCCAGTCCCAGACCAATGGAGGCCCCAGCCCCACACCCAAGGCCCACCCGCCACGGAGCCCCCCGCCCCGGCCGCAGCGCAGCTGCTCTCTGGACCTGGGAGACGCCGGGTGCTACGGTTACGCCAGGCGCCTG GGGGGAGCCTGGGCCCGACGGAGCCACTCTGTGCACGGAGGGCTGCTCGGGGCAGGGTGCCGGGGGGTAGGAGGCAGCACCGAGCGGCTGGAAGAGAGTGTGGTGTGA